From Scomber scombrus chromosome 13, fScoSco1.1, whole genome shotgun sequence, a single genomic window includes:
- the ppp1r9ala gene encoding neurabin-1 isoform X1: protein MIKAESKGGERTLRSASPHRNAYKSDFHAIKCSFDGPKSEGAAKSYANGSSDTREDSRGRPFGTRVNKIKNIFLQMDGQQQEVQDVKVTLKPDVPQVSPPKPQFPANTHKANLNSATSPCPESLNLDKTPKGEDAEIDKVALAEKFSVTRKLFERGIKEQPAAEKQSPNRGVTRLSLGSASDEGKSARRVSGSSETTIKSEQTPTSTVKCRPDENADSEKRHVSRVSLNAGPISKRLENYMAENDSEDNNTTATKGGTVSKPHSTAEHSLPTSPKRDSTQKTPLPVKEVTNSSPVTDPTNKNTSQTASFGSSIGLKPTFPASNAAYKYVSPTTDTIHRPLSPEQTSPVSQGYKRSSSSGDGLSRTSVGGDEGKPHSPPPRDVKQPPPSACGFQSTHMAKHSDKAKSDDNVVQSPTRDKKQSQGSSLDPKGVGMVRAELVVVQNESSESEEEEDENVEGNVFEEQKVQQSNKDQQTEPKRTFRNLENSNSARPVASRDVTKEAAGEGRVLEDNGLKEERKEDSLVRSQDGEENREEDEEVSEEVSELEEQGGQSILDRSSPVVYGIENAAFVDDRDVDQVLREEEEEEEEDEEEEEEGGEEEEEDQMYREYDDCYETPGLSDEEEPPTKRKIKFSTDPILVFSTFSNEDYDRRNDDVDPVAASAEYELEKRVEKMDVFPVEIEKGDNGLGISIIGMGVGADQGLEKLGIFVKTITEQGAAERDGRIQVNDQIVEVDGVSLVGVTQLFAATVLKNTKGKVRFLIGREKPGTQSEVARLISETLEQEKNQQQQQHLDDPFEHSTEEEERYEEEDGLDERILSSNFSPGQNAEVFELPDSESLFMPTNMDNSQMAFKFKELQLKHSIAAAEIQQLSEKLQASEEDKSLWEVRESALEQKMEDGNEKILKLESYWLEAQALCKSVNEQLSETQAQYEILDKKYNKAKKLLKDYQQKEIDFVKKEEELKKTLDEKDKWYKEQLESLQNRIVALESRGAAGVECQSGQDSAAEERLSGQDPVTNTTSVDSLLEQDWSELVPETERLDTSAHRAKGLLAQKAKRQPPSRNRLKENLVVASSHSQETEEDDDQEEQESPSRRSLQESLSLQLPVCYSGNGQKDDPGETRDESRTKLELTSSPSLSPSQGDSIESSGSPSLSSPKESVSPHSPPGFMRNVKKRESKGKNKETKEELTEPSSAGKPKRRFPDFGGLRKSGGKGKKHDKEAMRASLDSRGSAELLEESGGNLSPADSMTSIPTCMPFSWFGDKERDRDREPSSSSSSLPYTATETSSEQSQDRKNKTNLSWSSLFSRSLDLSFSVIDDSNASSPSSDISGLVAEPSLSGRSHTLIFSSSETLDDEPVTTGKEYQWQNRPVSEWTNQQVCHWLMGMNLDQYTTEFTARGVDGQQLLQLDSDKLKALGVSSQSDRSNIKKKLKDMRKTQEKLEKQKEKREKEGRRSGRLPASTDSVC from the exons atgatcaaaGCGGAAAGTAAAGGAGGCGAGAGGACCCTGAGGAGCGCGTCCCCTCACAGAAATGCATACAAGTCTGACTTCCACGCCATTAAGTGCTCCTTTGATGGGCCAAAGTCCGAGGGCGCCGCCAAATCATATGCAAATGGCTCCAGTGACACCCGAGAGGACTCCAGGGGGAGGCCATTTGGGACCCGAGTGAACAAGATAAAGAATATATTCCTACAGATGGATGGTCAGCAACAGGAGGTTCAAGATGTGAAAGTAACTTTAAAGCCTGATGTGCCACAAGTGTCCCCACCGAAGCCTCAGTTTCCAGCCAACACGCACAAAGCTAACTTAAATAGTGCTACAAGCCCATGCCCAGAATCTCTCAATTTAGATAAAACACCCAAGGGAGAGGATGCTGAGATTGACAAAGTGGCTTTGGCAGAGAAGTTTTCTGTGACCAGAAAACTCTTTGAGAGGGGCATCAAAGAGCAGCCAGCAGCAGAAAAGCAGTCTCCAAACAGAGGAGTAACTCGCTTGTCTCTCGGAAGTGCCTCTGATGAGGGTAAAAGTGCACGGAGAGTATCGGGATCCTCTGAGACCACTATCAAATCAGAGCAAACTCCTACATCAACAGTGAAATGTCGACCAGATGAGAATGCTGATAGTGAGAAAAGGCATGTGTCTAGAGTGTCATTAAATGCAGGGCCCATATCCAAGAGGTTGGAGAATTACATGGCTGAGAATGACTCAGAAGACAACAACACAACCGCTACTAAAGGGGGAACGGTGTCTAAACCACATAGTACCGCTGAACACTCACTGCCTACCTCTCCGAAAAGGGACAGCACACAAAAAACCCCTCTTCCCGTTAAAGAAGTCACTAACTCTTCACCTGTAACTGATCCTACTAACAAAAATACATCCCAGACAGCATCTTTTGGGTCTAGTATTGGGCTTAAACCAACATTCCCAGCTTCTAATGcagcttacaaatatgtttctCCAACAACTGATACCATTCACAGACCACTGTCACCAGAGCAAACAAGCCCAGTTAGCCAAGGCTACAAGCGCTCCTCTTCATCCGGTGATGGATTAAGTAGGACATCTGTTGGTGGGGATGAAGGCAAGCCACATAGTCCGCCCCCGAGGGATGTGAAGCAGCCTCCTCCGTCAGCTTGTGGCTTTCAGAGCACCCACATGGCCAAACACTCTGACAAAGCCAAGAGTGATGATAATGTGGTACAAAGTCCCACCAGGGATAAGAAACAAAGTCAGGGATCATCACTGGATCCCAAAGGTGTGGGCATGGTACGTGCAGAGCTTGTGGTAGTTCAGAATGAGTCTTCGgagagtgaggaggaagaggatgagaatGTTGAAGGTAACGTATTTGAGGAGCAGAAGGTGCAGCAAAGCAACAAAGACCAACAGACAGAACCTAAAAGAACCTTTAGGAACCTAGAGAACAGCAACTCTGCTCGCCCCGTCGCATCGAGAGATGTCACAAAAGAGGCAGCGGGTGAAGGTCGAGTCTTGGAGGACAACGGgctgaaagaggagagaaaggaagacagTTTAGTTAGAAGTCAAGATGGTGAAGAGAATcgtgaggaagatgaggaggtaTCGGAGGAGGTGAGCgagctggaggagcaggggGGCCAGAGCATCCTGGATAGATCTTCACCGGTGGTGTACGGTATCGAGAATGCAGCATTCGTGGATGACAGAGATGTAGACCAGGTCctcagggaagaagaagaagaagaagaggaggatgaagaagaagaagaagaaggaggagaggaggaggaggaggatcaaATGTACAGAGAGTATGACGACTGTTATGAGACCCCCGGTCTGTCGGATGAGGAGGAGCCTCCCACAAAGAGGAAAATCAAGTTCTCCACAGACCCCATTCTG GTCTTCAGCACCTTCTCTAATGAGGACTACGATCGACGCAATGATGACGTGGACCCTGTTGCAGCATCTGCCGAATATGAGCTGGAGAAGAGAGTGGAGAAGATGGACGTTTTCCCTGTGGAGATTGAGAAAG GAGACAATGGCCTTGGAATCAGTATCATAGGAATGGGAGTGGGAGCTGACCAGGGTCTGGAAAAGCTTGGCATTTTTGTAAAAACCATAACAGAGCAAGGAGCAGCCGAGAGAGATGGACG CATACAGGTGAATGACCAAATAGTGGAGGTGGATGGTGTCAGTCTGGTGGGAGTCACCCAACTGTTTGCAGCTACAGTCCTGAAGAACACCAAAGGCAAAGTGAG GTTCTTGATTGGTCGGGAGAAGCCAGGGACGCAGAGCGAGGTAGCCCGCCTCATAAGCGAGACACTAGAGCAGGAGAAGaaccagcagcaacaacaacaccTGGATGACCCCTTTGAGCACTCCACAGAGGAG GAGGAGCGCTATGAAGAGGAAGACGGACTGGATGAGAGAATTCTGAGCTCCAATTTCTCTCCAGGACAGAACGCAGAGGTGTTTGAACTGCCTGATTCAGAGTCTTTGTTTATGCCAACAAACATGGACAACTCTCAGATGGCCTTCAAGTTCAAAGAG CTGCAGCTCAAACACAGCATTGCCGCAGCTGAGATACAACAACTAAGTGAAAAG CTTCAGGCATCTGAGGAGGACAAATCGTTGTGGGAAGTCAGAGAGTCTGCACTGGAGCAAAAGATGGAGGATGGCAATGAGAAGATCCTCAAGTTGGAGAGTTACTGGCTGGAAGCTCAGGCTCTTTGTAAGAGCGTCAACGAACAATTATCTGAGACTCAGGCCCAGTACGAGATCCTGGACAAGAAATACAACAAGGCCAAGAAACTTCTCAAGGATTACCAGCAGAA aGAGATCGACTTtgtgaagaaggaggaggagctgaaAAAAACTCTAGATGAAAAAGACAAGTGGTACAAGGAGCAGCTGGAGAGCCTGCAGAACAGG ATAGTCGCCCTGGAGTCTAGAGGGGCCGCAGGTGTGGAGTGTCAGAGTGGACAGGactctgcagcagaggagagactaAGTGGCCAGGATCCAGTGACCAACACAACGTCTGTTGACTCACTGCTAG AGCAAGACTGGAGTGAATTGGTCCCTGAGACTGAGCGACTTGACACCAGCGCACACAGAGCAAAAGGCCTGCTGGCTCAGAAGGCCAAACGTCAGCCTCCATCTCGAAACAGACTGAAGGAGAACCTTGTAGTGGCCTCAAGTCACTCTCAG GAAACTGAAGAGGACGACGACCAGGAGGAGCAGGAATCTCCCAGCAGGAGGTCCCTCCAGGAGAGCCTGTCCCTCCAATTGCCTGTCTGCTATTCAGGGAACGGACAGAAAGATGATCCAGGCGAGACCAGAGATGAATCCAGGACTAAGCTGGAGCTCACCAGCAGCCCGTCTTTGTCTCCATCACAGGGTGATAGCATTGAGAGCAGCGGAAgtccctctctgtcctctcctaAAGAGTCCGTATCACCACATTCCCCCCCTGGATTCATGCGCAATGTAAAGAAGAGGGAGTCTAAAGGCAAGAACAAAGAGACCAAAG AGGAGTTAACTGAGCCTTCATCAGCAGGAAAACCTAAAAGACGATTTCCTGACTTTGG GGGCCTTCGTAAGTCAGGTggcaaaggaaaaaaacatgacaaggAAGCGATGAGAGCATCTTTGGACAGCAG GGGTTCGGCAGAGTTACTGGAGGAGTCTGGAGGTAACCTGTCTCCTGCAGACTCGATGACCTCCATCCCTACCTGTATGCCCTTCTCCTGGTTTGGTGAcaaagagagggacagagacagggagccctcctcctccagcagcagcctgcCATACACTGCAACTGAGACCAGCAGTGAGCAAAGCCAGGATCGCAAGAATAAG ACAAATCTCTCCTGGTCCTCTTTATTCAGTCGCTCATTAGATTTG AGTTTTTCAGTCATAGATGATTCTAACGCTTCCAGTCCCAGTTCAGACATCTCTGGGTTAGTCGCTGAACCCAGTCTGTCTGGGCGCTCACACACTTTAATCTTCTCTTCCAGCGAG ACTTTGGATGATGAACCAGTCACCACAGGAAAAGAGTATCAGTGGCAGAACCGGCCAGTCTCTGAATGGACCAATCAGCAGGTCTGTCACTGGTTGATGGGCATGAATCTCGACCAATACACCACTGAATTCACAGCTCGGGGAGTGGATGGTCAGCAGCTCTTACAGTTGGACAGCGACAAGTTGAAG GCGCTTGGTGTTTCAAGTCAGAGTGATCGATCAAACATCAAGAAAAAGCTGAAGGACATGCGTAAGACCCAGGAGAAGctggagaaacagaaagagaagagagagaaggagggtcGACGCAGTGGGAGACTGCCAGCCAGTACTGACTCAGTCTGCTGA
- the ppp1r9ala gene encoding neurabin-1 isoform X2, producing MIKAESKGGERTLRSASPHRNAYKSDFHAIKCSFDGPKSEGAAKSYANGSSDTREDSRGRPFGTRVNKIKNIFLQMDGQQQEVQDVKVTLKPDVPQVSPPKPQFPANTHKANLNSATSPCPESLNLDKTPKGEDAEIDKVALAEKFSVTRKLFERGIKEQPAAEKQSPNRGVTRLSLGSASDEGKSARRVSGSSETTIKSEQTPTSTVKCRPDENADSEKRHVSRVSLNAGPISKRLENYMAENDSEDNNTTATKGGTVSKPHSTAEHSLPTSPKRDSTQKTPLPVKEVTNSSPVTDPTNKNTSQTASFGSSIGLKPTFPASNAAYKYVSPTTDTIHRPLSPEQTSPVSQGYKRSSSSGDGLSRTSVGGDEGKPHSPPPRDVKQPPPSACGFQSTHMAKHSDKAKSDDNVVQSPTRDKKQSQGSSLDPKGVGMVRAELVVVQNESSESEEEEDENVEGNVFEEQKVQQSNKDQQTEPKRTFRNLENSNSARPVASRDVTKEAAGEGRVLEDNGLKEERKEDSLVRSQDGEENREEDEEVSEEVSELEEQGGQSILDRSSPVVYGIENAAFVDDRDVDQVLREEEEEEEEDEEEEEEGGEEEEEDQMYREYDDCYETPGLSDEEEPPTKRKIKFSTDPILVFSTFSNEDYDRRNDDVDPVAASAEYELEKRVEKMDVFPVEIEKGDNGLGISIIGMGVGADQGLEKLGIFVKTITEQGAAERDGRIQVNDQIVEVDGVSLVGVTQLFAATVLKNTKGKVRFLIGREKPGTQSEVARLISETLEQEKNQQQQQHLDDPFEHSTEEEERYEEEDGLDERILSSNFSPGQNAEVFELPDSESLFMPTNMDNSQMAFKFKELQLKHSIAAAEIQQLSEKLQASEEDKSLWEVRESALEQKMEDGNEKILKLESYWLEAQALCKSVNEQLSETQAQYEILDKKYNKAKKLLKDYQQKEIDFVKKEEELKKTLDEKDKWYKEQLESLQNRIVALESRGAAGVECQSGQDSAAEERLSGQDPVTNTTSVDSLLEQDWSELVPETERLDTSAHRAKGLLAQKAKRQPPSRNRLKENLVVASSHSQETEEDDDQEEQESPSRRSLQESLSLQLPVCYSGNGQKDDPGETRDESRTKLELTSSPSLSPSQGDSIESSGSPSLSSPKESVSPHSPPGFMRNVKKRESKGKNKETKEELTEPSSAGKPKRRFPDFGGLRKSGGKGKKHDKEAMRASLDSRGSAELLEESGGNLSPADSMTSIPTCMPFSWFGDKERDRDREPSSSSSSLPYTATETSSEQSQDRKNKSFSVIDDSNASSPSSDISGLVAEPSLSGRSHTLIFSSSETLDDEPVTTGKEYQWQNRPVSEWTNQQVCHWLMGMNLDQYTTEFTARGVDGQQLLQLDSDKLKALGVSSQSDRSNIKKKLKDMRKTQEKLEKQKEKREKEGRRSGRLPASTDSVC from the exons atgatcaaaGCGGAAAGTAAAGGAGGCGAGAGGACCCTGAGGAGCGCGTCCCCTCACAGAAATGCATACAAGTCTGACTTCCACGCCATTAAGTGCTCCTTTGATGGGCCAAAGTCCGAGGGCGCCGCCAAATCATATGCAAATGGCTCCAGTGACACCCGAGAGGACTCCAGGGGGAGGCCATTTGGGACCCGAGTGAACAAGATAAAGAATATATTCCTACAGATGGATGGTCAGCAACAGGAGGTTCAAGATGTGAAAGTAACTTTAAAGCCTGATGTGCCACAAGTGTCCCCACCGAAGCCTCAGTTTCCAGCCAACACGCACAAAGCTAACTTAAATAGTGCTACAAGCCCATGCCCAGAATCTCTCAATTTAGATAAAACACCCAAGGGAGAGGATGCTGAGATTGACAAAGTGGCTTTGGCAGAGAAGTTTTCTGTGACCAGAAAACTCTTTGAGAGGGGCATCAAAGAGCAGCCAGCAGCAGAAAAGCAGTCTCCAAACAGAGGAGTAACTCGCTTGTCTCTCGGAAGTGCCTCTGATGAGGGTAAAAGTGCACGGAGAGTATCGGGATCCTCTGAGACCACTATCAAATCAGAGCAAACTCCTACATCAACAGTGAAATGTCGACCAGATGAGAATGCTGATAGTGAGAAAAGGCATGTGTCTAGAGTGTCATTAAATGCAGGGCCCATATCCAAGAGGTTGGAGAATTACATGGCTGAGAATGACTCAGAAGACAACAACACAACCGCTACTAAAGGGGGAACGGTGTCTAAACCACATAGTACCGCTGAACACTCACTGCCTACCTCTCCGAAAAGGGACAGCACACAAAAAACCCCTCTTCCCGTTAAAGAAGTCACTAACTCTTCACCTGTAACTGATCCTACTAACAAAAATACATCCCAGACAGCATCTTTTGGGTCTAGTATTGGGCTTAAACCAACATTCCCAGCTTCTAATGcagcttacaaatatgtttctCCAACAACTGATACCATTCACAGACCACTGTCACCAGAGCAAACAAGCCCAGTTAGCCAAGGCTACAAGCGCTCCTCTTCATCCGGTGATGGATTAAGTAGGACATCTGTTGGTGGGGATGAAGGCAAGCCACATAGTCCGCCCCCGAGGGATGTGAAGCAGCCTCCTCCGTCAGCTTGTGGCTTTCAGAGCACCCACATGGCCAAACACTCTGACAAAGCCAAGAGTGATGATAATGTGGTACAAAGTCCCACCAGGGATAAGAAACAAAGTCAGGGATCATCACTGGATCCCAAAGGTGTGGGCATGGTACGTGCAGAGCTTGTGGTAGTTCAGAATGAGTCTTCGgagagtgaggaggaagaggatgagaatGTTGAAGGTAACGTATTTGAGGAGCAGAAGGTGCAGCAAAGCAACAAAGACCAACAGACAGAACCTAAAAGAACCTTTAGGAACCTAGAGAACAGCAACTCTGCTCGCCCCGTCGCATCGAGAGATGTCACAAAAGAGGCAGCGGGTGAAGGTCGAGTCTTGGAGGACAACGGgctgaaagaggagagaaaggaagacagTTTAGTTAGAAGTCAAGATGGTGAAGAGAATcgtgaggaagatgaggaggtaTCGGAGGAGGTGAGCgagctggaggagcaggggGGCCAGAGCATCCTGGATAGATCTTCACCGGTGGTGTACGGTATCGAGAATGCAGCATTCGTGGATGACAGAGATGTAGACCAGGTCctcagggaagaagaagaagaagaagaggaggatgaagaagaagaagaagaaggaggagaggaggaggaggaggatcaaATGTACAGAGAGTATGACGACTGTTATGAGACCCCCGGTCTGTCGGATGAGGAGGAGCCTCCCACAAAGAGGAAAATCAAGTTCTCCACAGACCCCATTCTG GTCTTCAGCACCTTCTCTAATGAGGACTACGATCGACGCAATGATGACGTGGACCCTGTTGCAGCATCTGCCGAATATGAGCTGGAGAAGAGAGTGGAGAAGATGGACGTTTTCCCTGTGGAGATTGAGAAAG GAGACAATGGCCTTGGAATCAGTATCATAGGAATGGGAGTGGGAGCTGACCAGGGTCTGGAAAAGCTTGGCATTTTTGTAAAAACCATAACAGAGCAAGGAGCAGCCGAGAGAGATGGACG CATACAGGTGAATGACCAAATAGTGGAGGTGGATGGTGTCAGTCTGGTGGGAGTCACCCAACTGTTTGCAGCTACAGTCCTGAAGAACACCAAAGGCAAAGTGAG GTTCTTGATTGGTCGGGAGAAGCCAGGGACGCAGAGCGAGGTAGCCCGCCTCATAAGCGAGACACTAGAGCAGGAGAAGaaccagcagcaacaacaacaccTGGATGACCCCTTTGAGCACTCCACAGAGGAG GAGGAGCGCTATGAAGAGGAAGACGGACTGGATGAGAGAATTCTGAGCTCCAATTTCTCTCCAGGACAGAACGCAGAGGTGTTTGAACTGCCTGATTCAGAGTCTTTGTTTATGCCAACAAACATGGACAACTCTCAGATGGCCTTCAAGTTCAAAGAG CTGCAGCTCAAACACAGCATTGCCGCAGCTGAGATACAACAACTAAGTGAAAAG CTTCAGGCATCTGAGGAGGACAAATCGTTGTGGGAAGTCAGAGAGTCTGCACTGGAGCAAAAGATGGAGGATGGCAATGAGAAGATCCTCAAGTTGGAGAGTTACTGGCTGGAAGCTCAGGCTCTTTGTAAGAGCGTCAACGAACAATTATCTGAGACTCAGGCCCAGTACGAGATCCTGGACAAGAAATACAACAAGGCCAAGAAACTTCTCAAGGATTACCAGCAGAA aGAGATCGACTTtgtgaagaaggaggaggagctgaaAAAAACTCTAGATGAAAAAGACAAGTGGTACAAGGAGCAGCTGGAGAGCCTGCAGAACAGG ATAGTCGCCCTGGAGTCTAGAGGGGCCGCAGGTGTGGAGTGTCAGAGTGGACAGGactctgcagcagaggagagactaAGTGGCCAGGATCCAGTGACCAACACAACGTCTGTTGACTCACTGCTAG AGCAAGACTGGAGTGAATTGGTCCCTGAGACTGAGCGACTTGACACCAGCGCACACAGAGCAAAAGGCCTGCTGGCTCAGAAGGCCAAACGTCAGCCTCCATCTCGAAACAGACTGAAGGAGAACCTTGTAGTGGCCTCAAGTCACTCTCAG GAAACTGAAGAGGACGACGACCAGGAGGAGCAGGAATCTCCCAGCAGGAGGTCCCTCCAGGAGAGCCTGTCCCTCCAATTGCCTGTCTGCTATTCAGGGAACGGACAGAAAGATGATCCAGGCGAGACCAGAGATGAATCCAGGACTAAGCTGGAGCTCACCAGCAGCCCGTCTTTGTCTCCATCACAGGGTGATAGCATTGAGAGCAGCGGAAgtccctctctgtcctctcctaAAGAGTCCGTATCACCACATTCCCCCCCTGGATTCATGCGCAATGTAAAGAAGAGGGAGTCTAAAGGCAAGAACAAAGAGACCAAAG AGGAGTTAACTGAGCCTTCATCAGCAGGAAAACCTAAAAGACGATTTCCTGACTTTGG GGGCCTTCGTAAGTCAGGTggcaaaggaaaaaaacatgacaaggAAGCGATGAGAGCATCTTTGGACAGCAG GGGTTCGGCAGAGTTACTGGAGGAGTCTGGAGGTAACCTGTCTCCTGCAGACTCGATGACCTCCATCCCTACCTGTATGCCCTTCTCCTGGTTTGGTGAcaaagagagggacagagacagggagccctcctcctccagcagcagcctgcCATACACTGCAACTGAGACCAGCAGTGAGCAAAGCCAGGATCGCAAGAATAAG AGTTTTTCAGTCATAGATGATTCTAACGCTTCCAGTCCCAGTTCAGACATCTCTGGGTTAGTCGCTGAACCCAGTCTGTCTGGGCGCTCACACACTTTAATCTTCTCTTCCAGCGAG ACTTTGGATGATGAACCAGTCACCACAGGAAAAGAGTATCAGTGGCAGAACCGGCCAGTCTCTGAATGGACCAATCAGCAGGTCTGTCACTGGTTGATGGGCATGAATCTCGACCAATACACCACTGAATTCACAGCTCGGGGAGTGGATGGTCAGCAGCTCTTACAGTTGGACAGCGACAAGTTGAAG GCGCTTGGTGTTTCAAGTCAGAGTGATCGATCAAACATCAAGAAAAAGCTGAAGGACATGCGTAAGACCCAGGAGAAGctggagaaacagaaagagaagagagagaaggagggtcGACGCAGTGGGAGACTGCCAGCCAGTACTGACTCAGTCTGCTGA